Proteins encoded together in one Peromyscus eremicus unplaced genomic scaffold, PerEre_H2_v1 PerEre#2#chrX_unloc_2, whole genome shotgun sequence window:
- the LOC131901044 gene encoding zinc finger protein 120-like codes for MHKRTHTGEKPYECNQFGKAFASHNNLNRHKRIHTGEKPYECSQCDKAFACHSNLQMHKRTHTGEKPYECNQCSKAFVSHSRLQIHTRTHTVQKPYECNQCCKAFAYHGTLQRQKRRHTEEKPYECSQCGKAFECHSTPHRHKRTHTGEKPYKCNHCGKAFACHSNLQMHKRTHTGKKPYECNQCGKAFAHNSTLQRH; via the coding sequence atgcataaaagaacacatactggagagaaaccctatgaatgtaatcagtttggtaaagcctttgcaagtcATAACAATCTTAATAGACATAAAAggatacatactggagagaaaccctatgaatgtagtcaatgtgataaagcctttgcatgtcatagtaatcttcaaatgcataaaagaacacatactggagagaaaccctatgaatgtaatcagtgtagtaaagcctttgtaaGTCACAGTCgtcttcaaatacatacaagaacacatactgtacagaaaccctatgaatgtaatcagtgttgtaaagcctttgcatatcatggtactcttcaaaggcaaaaaagaagacatactgaagagaaaccctatgaatgtagtcagtgtggtaaagcctttgaatgtCATAGTACTCCTcacaggcataaaagaacacatactggagagaaaccctacaaatgtaatcactgtggtaaagcctttgcatgtcatagtaatcttcaaatgcataaaagaacacatactggaaagaaaccctatgaatgtaatcagtgtggtaaagcctttgcacataatagtactcttcaaaggcat